The Streptomyces sp. Mut1 genome window below encodes:
- a CDS encoding contact-dependent growth inhibition system immunity protein produces the protein MGPLLHLDRTLDDLDPPRRPAPPSATTHLARKVRALRRVPLGELRPADLCTLVSQQVALPYVVPLAVRLLLEEPLIDAYFYEGDLLLATVGVPATVWALLPDLADQLRAVVSALPGSACAGLPRGAEDEITRFLAGGQRNSCTT, from the coding sequence ATGGGCCCTCTGTTGCACCTCGACCGGACGCTCGATGACCTGGACCCGCCCCGCCGGCCGGCTCCGCCCTCCGCAACGACCCATCTGGCACGAAAGGTGCGTGCGCTGAGGCGCGTACCCCTGGGTGAACTCCGCCCGGCGGACCTGTGCACGCTCGTCTCACAGCAGGTGGCGTTGCCGTACGTCGTTCCGCTCGCCGTGCGCCTGCTGCTGGAGGAGCCGCTGATCGACGCGTACTTCTACGAGGGCGATCTGCTGCTCGCCACCGTGGGCGTCCCGGCGACGGTCTGGGCTCTGCTCCCGGACCTCGCGGACCAGTTGCGTGCCGTCGTCTCGGCACTGCCGGGGTCCGCCTGCGCCGGTCTCCCGCGCGGTGCCGAGGACGAGATCACCCGCTTCCTCGCCGGAGGTCAGCGAAACTCGTGCACCACCTGA
- a CDS encoding response regulator, which produces MAEQLAELITQQTGFRTLACSRPERAVAAVQEHPIRVALLDQRMPVKSGTELYRELREVNPALNAIMITGEASSNEVGQAMSLGFSDYLAKADIARLSEVVLKWHTQYEVDRAAQWRVGSPELLHSERRKFLLFGDRVRYYLAAVQVLDEAHVIPDSWVTVQQINAGQEKKYTYSTSVKETFIVETSHQYNAKGSLAADIAKKSKVGARIEAAVTRIVKKARTTETTATASTEETYRLPEESSDPAENYVKSRHIESAPVYRKLRLSFVKECSCCREDTAVPLVVLVFDDAYATRHTDYYRDGTSEFIDTGHIR; this is translated from the coding sequence ATGGCCGAGCAGCTCGCTGAGCTGATCACCCAGCAGACCGGCTTCCGCACGCTGGCGTGCAGTAGGCCGGAACGCGCCGTTGCCGCCGTTCAGGAACACCCGATCCGGGTGGCCCTGCTGGACCAGCGGATGCCGGTCAAGAGCGGCACCGAGCTCTACCGCGAGCTCCGGGAGGTGAATCCCGCACTCAACGCCATCATGATTACCGGAGAGGCCAGCTCGAACGAGGTCGGCCAGGCCATGAGCCTCGGCTTCTCGGACTACCTCGCCAAGGCCGACATCGCGAGACTGTCCGAAGTCGTCCTCAAATGGCACACCCAGTACGAGGTGGACCGGGCGGCCCAGTGGCGGGTCGGCTCCCCTGAACTCCTCCATTCCGAACGCAGGAAATTTCTCCTGTTCGGTGACAGGGTCAGGTATTACCTGGCAGCCGTCCAGGTCCTCGATGAAGCCCATGTGATCCCGGACAGCTGGGTCACGGTCCAGCAGATCAATGCGGGCCAGGAAAAGAAGTACACGTACAGCACGTCCGTCAAAGAGACATTTATCGTGGAGACCTCCCATCAGTACAACGCCAAGGGAAGCCTGGCCGCGGACATCGCCAAGAAATCGAAGGTCGGCGCGCGGATCGAGGCCGCGGTCACCCGGATCGTGAAAAAGGCCCGGACGACCGAGACGACGGCCACCGCATCGACGGAGGAGACCTACCGACTCCCCGAGGAATCGTCCGACCCGGCGGAGAACTATGTGAAGTCCCGCCACATCGAAAGCGCCCCCGTCTACAGGAAGCTGCGCCTCTCCTTCGTGAAGGAATGCAGTTGCTGCCGGGAGGACACCGCGGTCCCGTTGGTGGTGCTGGTGTTTGACGACGCCTACGCGACCAGGCATACGGACTACTACCGCGACGGGACGTCGGAGTTCATCGACACGGGCCACATCCGCTGA
- a CDS encoding sensor histidine kinase — translation MDAFINATFAVTTGSAAGLLAMGFASRLSRRAEDRAYELTRSVREIRELLRTQELDVSEAARSQRLVPELIERLPDEIAFRVRQDLKRRPQPVTNVTAEVVHMSSADVSAERAKLTQEIAHSLSTPLAQIEAAALSMESRAAGGDEAVALPVRRIREGVEICKCFINAYRNYGKLQEGVGESFTGTGAAALRMAVDFYANAVDKAIEPEIGDIPESFDGYADDFVIAALLPLLENAVDASPEGGKVAVYFTRGADTIAFVISNVCASGPPGGEVFDRGYTTKSGHQGVGLSVSKGLVEGFAGGEISMKADGDEAAFTVSLPSRRQEDGGVHGTRGR, via the coding sequence ATGGACGCATTCATCAACGCGACCTTCGCAGTGACGACTGGCAGCGCCGCCGGACTGCTGGCCATGGGGTTCGCCTCCAGGCTGTCGAGGCGTGCGGAGGACAGGGCGTACGAACTCACGAGGTCGGTCCGGGAGATCCGGGAGCTCCTGCGCACGCAGGAGCTCGATGTGTCGGAGGCCGCCCGGTCCCAGCGCCTGGTGCCGGAGCTGATTGAACGCCTTCCCGACGAGATCGCCTTCCGGGTCCGGCAGGATCTGAAACGCCGGCCGCAGCCTGTCACCAACGTGACCGCCGAGGTCGTCCACATGAGCTCGGCCGACGTGAGCGCCGAACGGGCCAAGCTGACGCAGGAGATCGCCCACTCGCTCAGTACCCCGCTGGCCCAGATCGAGGCCGCGGCGCTGTCCATGGAGTCCCGGGCAGCGGGCGGGGACGAGGCGGTGGCGCTCCCGGTCCGGCGCATCCGGGAGGGTGTCGAGATATGCAAGTGCTTCATCAATGCGTACAGGAATTACGGGAAACTCCAGGAGGGTGTGGGTGAATCGTTCACCGGCACCGGTGCGGCGGCGCTGAGAATGGCGGTCGACTTCTACGCGAACGCGGTCGACAAGGCGATCGAGCCGGAGATCGGCGACATCCCGGAATCCTTCGACGGCTATGCGGACGACTTCGTCATCGCCGCACTCCTGCCGCTTCTCGAAAACGCCGTCGATGCCTCTCCGGAGGGTGGAAAGGTTGCGGTGTATTTCACGAGGGGGGCGGACACCATTGCCTTCGTCATCTCCAATGTGTGCGCGAGCGGTCCACCGGGCGGCGAAGTATTCGACAGGGGCTACACCACGAAGAGCGGTCATCAGGGCGTGGGCCTGTCCGTCAGTAAGGGCCTGGTCGAGGGCTTCGCGGGCGGCGAGATATCCATGAAAGCCGACGGTGACGAAGCCGCGTTCACCGTTTCGCTCCCTTCCCGGAGGCAGGAGGACGGCGGTGTACACGGTACTCGTGGTCGATGA
- the glnA gene encoding type I glutamate--ammonia ligase has product MDKQQEFVLRTLEERDIRFVRLWFTDVLGYLKSVAVAPAELEQAFDEGIGFDGSAIEGFARVYESDMIAKPDPGTFQILPWRAEAPGTARMFCDILMPDGSPSFADPRYVLKRILAKTSDLGFTFYTHPEIEFYLLKDKPVDGTRPTPADSSGYFDHTPQNVGMDFRRQAITMLESMGISVEFSHHEGAPGQQEIDLRYADALSTADNIMTFRLVMKQVALEQGVQATFMPKPFSEYPGSGMHTHLSLFEGDRNAFYESGAEYQLSKVGRSFIAGLLRHAAEISAVTNQWVNSYKRIWGGSSRAAGAGGEAPSYICWGHNNRSALIRVPMYKPGKTGSARVEVRSIDSGANPYLTYAVLLAAGLKGIEEGYELPAGADDDVWALSDAERRAMGIEPLPQNLGEAISLMEKSELVAETLGEHVFDFFLRNKKREWEEYRSEVTAFELKNLLPVL; this is encoded by the coding sequence ATGGACAAGCAGCAGGAATTCGTCCTCAGGACCCTTGAGGAGCGCGACATCCGGTTCGTACGGCTGTGGTTCACCGATGTCCTCGGTTACCTCAAGTCCGTGGCCGTCGCCCCCGCCGAGCTGGAGCAGGCGTTCGACGAGGGCATCGGCTTCGACGGCTCCGCCATCGAGGGCTTCGCCCGGGTGTACGAGTCGGACATGATCGCCAAGCCGGACCCGGGCACGTTCCAGATCCTGCCGTGGCGCGCGGAGGCCCCGGGCACGGCCCGCATGTTCTGCGACATCCTGATGCCGGACGGCTCGCCGTCCTTCGCCGACCCGCGGTACGTGCTCAAGCGCATCCTGGCCAAGACCTCCGACCTGGGCTTCACCTTCTACACCCACCCGGAGATCGAGTTCTACCTGCTGAAGGACAAGCCGGTCGACGGTACCCGGCCCACCCCCGCCGACAGCTCCGGCTACTTCGACCACACCCCGCAGAACGTCGGCATGGACTTCCGCCGCCAGGCCATCACCATGCTCGAATCCATGGGCATCTCGGTCGAGTTCAGCCACCACGAGGGCGCGCCCGGCCAACAGGAGATCGACCTGCGGTACGCGGACGCGCTGTCGACGGCCGACAACATCATGACCTTCCGCCTGGTCATGAAGCAGGTCGCGCTGGAGCAGGGCGTGCAGGCGACGTTCATGCCGAAGCCGTTCTCGGAGTACCCCGGCTCGGGCATGCACACCCACCTCTCCCTCTTCGAGGGCGACCGCAACGCCTTCTACGAGTCCGGCGCGGAGTACCAGCTCTCCAAGGTCGGCCGCTCCTTCATCGCAGGCCTGCTCCGGCACGCGGCGGAGATCTCCGCCGTCACCAACCAGTGGGTCAACTCCTACAAGCGCATCTGGGGCGGCTCCTCCCGCGCGGCGGGCGCCGGCGGCGAGGCCCCCTCGTACATCTGCTGGGGCCACAACAACCGCTCCGCGCTGATCCGCGTCCCGATGTACAAGCCCGGCAAGACCGGCTCGGCCCGCGTCGAGGTCCGCTCCATCGACTCCGGCGCGAACCCCTACCTCACCTACGCGGTCCTCCTCGCCGCCGGCCTCAAGGGCATCGAGGAAGGCTACGAACTCCCGGCCGGCGCCGACGACGACGTCTGGGCCCTCTCCGACGCGGAACGCCGCGCGATGGGCATCGAACCCCTCCCGCAGAACCTGGGCGAGGCGATCTCCCTCATGGAGAAGAGCGAACTGGTCGCCGAAACCCTCGGCGAGCACGTCTTCGACTTCTTCCTGCGCAACAAGAAGCGCGAGTGGGAGGAGTACCGCAGCGAGGTCACGGCCTTCGAGCTGAAGAACCTGCTGCCGGTGCTGTAG
- a CDS encoding DUF3105 domain-containing protein, which yields MSYDRRTRMEQMRSADRARDRRNRVLVIGAGALVVAGLVTFGTYTILDKSDASASSMSGDDKGAKGSDQKDGDLATGPIEGEKSWDAAKLGRDHVQEDVKYPMRPPVGGDHNPVWMNCDGEVYKKAIPDVNAVHALEHGSVWVTYTDDAPASDVDKLADRVSKTPYSLMSPYKDQTGAIMLTAWGKQVTVDGADDPRVAQFFAHYVQGPQTPEPGAACTGGLSAP from the coding sequence ATGAGCTACGACCGCAGGACCCGCATGGAGCAGATGCGCAGCGCCGACCGCGCGCGCGACCGCCGCAACCGCGTCCTGGTCATAGGCGCAGGCGCCCTCGTCGTCGCCGGGCTCGTCACCTTCGGTACGTACACGATCCTCGACAAGTCCGACGCCTCGGCCAGTTCGATGAGCGGTGACGACAAGGGTGCGAAGGGCTCGGACCAGAAGGACGGGGACCTGGCCACCGGGCCCATCGAGGGCGAGAAGTCCTGGGACGCGGCGAAGCTGGGCCGCGACCATGTCCAGGAGGACGTGAAGTACCCCATGAGGCCCCCGGTCGGCGGTGACCACAATCCCGTCTGGATGAACTGCGACGGCGAGGTGTACAAGAAGGCCATCCCCGACGTGAACGCCGTGCACGCCCTGGAGCACGGTTCCGTATGGGTGACGTACACGGACGACGCGCCGGCCTCCGATGTCGACAAGCTCGCCGACCGGGTGTCGAAGACGCCGTACTCGCTGATGAGCCCCTACAAGGACCAGACCGGTGCCATCATGCTGACCGCCTGGGGCAAGCAGGTCACCGTGGACGGCGCGGACGACCCGCGGGTGGCGCAGTTCTTCGCCCATTACGTGCAGGGCCCGCAGACGCCCGAGCCGGGCGCCGCCTGCACGGGCGGACTGAGCGCGCCCTGA
- a CDS encoding CBS domain-containing protein — MTTAKDIMHTGATWIPAHETLDRAAQLMREHHVGALPISASGEEDRMIGILTDRDIVVGCVAEGRDPSKVTAGDLAQGTPRWIEADADVEAVLREMQNHRIRRLPVVEDKKLIGMISEADLARHLSDDQIADWAEQVYARTSTG; from the coding sequence ATGACCACCGCCAAGGACATCATGCACACCGGCGCCACCTGGATCCCGGCGCACGAGACCCTCGACCGCGCCGCCCAGCTCATGCGTGAGCACCACGTCGGCGCGCTGCCCATCTCGGCCAGCGGCGAGGAGGACCGGATGATCGGCATCCTCACGGACCGCGACATCGTGGTCGGCTGTGTGGCCGAGGGCCGCGACCCGTCCAAGGTCACCGCGGGCGACCTCGCCCAGGGCACGCCCCGCTGGATCGAGGCGGACGCGGACGTGGAAGCCGTGCTCCGGGAGATGCAGAACCACCGCATCCGCCGGCTCCCGGTCGTCGAGGACAAGAAGCTGATCGGCATGATCAGCGAGGCCGACCTGGCCCGGCACCTCTCCGACGACCAGATCGCCGACTGGGCGGAACAGGTCTACGCGCGGACCTCCACCGGCTGA
- a CDS encoding NAD+ synthase encodes MPQLRLALNQIDSTVGDLAGNAEAIVHWTRHSAEQGAHFVAFPEMVLTGYPVEDLALRSSFVEASRDALRALAARLDAEGLGELPVLVGYLDRSEFAAERYGQPAGSPRNAAAVLHRGGIALNFAKHHLPNYGVFDEFRYFVPGDSMPVVRVHGIDVALAICEDLWQDGGRVPAARAAGAGLLLSVNASPYERDKDDTRLELVRKRAREAGCTTAYLAMIGGQDELVFDGDSIVVDREGEVIARAPQFAEGSVILDLELPAASADAPSGEVNDSLQIDHVVLSEEPLAPYEAELAGGYADRLDDDEELYTALVVGLRAYAAKNGFTSVLIGLSGGIDSALVAAIACDALGAQQVYGVSMPSKYSSDHSKGDAAELARRTGLNYRTVPIEPMFDAYMGSLGLTGLAEENLQSRLRGTTLMAISNQEGQIVLAPGNKSELAVGYSTLYGDSVGAYGPIKDVYKTSVFRLAKWRNRAAEERGQTPPIPEASITKPPSAELRPGQVDTDSLPDYDVLDRVLELYVDRDQGLDAIVAAGFDRALVAKTLRMVDAAEYKRRQYPPGTKISPKGFGKDRRLPITNRWREAG; translated from the coding sequence GTGCCTCAACTACGCCTCGCACTGAATCAGATCGACTCGACCGTCGGCGACCTCGCCGGCAACGCCGAGGCGATCGTCCACTGGACCCGGCACTCCGCCGAACAGGGCGCCCACTTCGTGGCGTTCCCCGAGATGGTGCTGACCGGTTACCCCGTCGAGGACCTGGCCCTGCGGTCGTCCTTCGTCGAGGCGTCACGCGACGCGCTGCGCGCGCTCGCCGCCCGCCTCGACGCGGAGGGCCTCGGGGAGCTCCCCGTCCTCGTCGGCTACCTCGACCGCTCGGAGTTCGCCGCGGAGCGCTACGGCCAGCCCGCCGGGTCGCCGCGCAACGCCGCCGCGGTGCTGCACCGCGGCGGGATCGCGCTGAACTTCGCCAAGCACCACCTGCCCAACTACGGCGTCTTCGACGAGTTCCGGTACTTCGTGCCGGGCGACTCGATGCCCGTCGTACGCGTGCACGGCATCGATGTCGCACTCGCGATCTGCGAGGACCTCTGGCAGGACGGCGGCCGGGTCCCGGCGGCGCGCGCCGCCGGGGCCGGGCTGCTGCTGTCGGTCAACGCCTCGCCGTACGAGCGGGACAAGGACGACACCCGGCTGGAACTGGTGCGCAAGCGCGCCCGGGAGGCCGGCTGCACGACCGCCTACCTCGCGATGATCGGCGGCCAGGACGAGCTGGTCTTCGACGGCGACTCGATCGTGGTCGACCGGGAGGGCGAGGTCATCGCCCGCGCCCCCCAGTTTGCCGAGGGCAGCGTCATCCTCGACCTGGAGCTGCCGGCCGCCTCCGCCGACGCGCCGTCGGGCGAGGTCAACGACAGCCTGCAAATCGACCACGTGGTCCTCTCCGAGGAGCCGCTGGCGCCGTACGAGGCCGAGCTGGCCGGTGGTTACGCGGACCGGCTGGACGACGACGAGGAGCTGTACACGGCCCTCGTGGTGGGCCTGCGGGCGTACGCGGCGAAGAACGGCTTCACCAGCGTGCTGATCGGGCTCTCCGGCGGCATCGACTCCGCGCTGGTCGCCGCCATCGCCTGCGACGCGCTGGGCGCGCAGCAGGTGTACGGGGTCTCGATGCCGTCGAAGTACTCCTCGGACCACTCCAAGGGCGACGCGGCCGAGCTGGCCCGGCGCACCGGGCTGAACTACCGGACCGTCCCGATCGAGCCGATGTTCGACGCGTACATGGGGTCGCTGGGGCTCACCGGGCTGGCCGAGGAGAACCTCCAGTCGCGGCTGCGCGGCACGACGCTGATGGCCATCTCCAACCAGGAGGGCCAGATCGTCCTGGCCCCCGGCAACAAGTCGGAGCTGGCCGTCGGCTACTCGACGCTGTACGGGGACTCGGTCGGCGCGTACGGGCCGATCAAGGACGTGTACAAGACCTCGGTCTTCCGGCTGGCGAAGTGGCGCAACCGGGCCGCCGAGGAGCGCGGGCAGACGCCGCCGATCCCGGAGGCGTCCATCACCAAGCCGCCCAGCGCCGAGCTGCGGCCCGGCCAGGTCGACACGGACTCGCTGCCGGACTACGACGTGCTGGACCGCGTCCTGGAGCTGTACGTCGACCGCGACCAGGGGCTCGACGCGATCGTCGCGGCCGGTTTCGACCGGGCTCTGGTGGCGAAGACGCTGCGGATGGTGGACGCGGCGGAGTACAAGCGGCGGCAGTACCCGCCGGGGACGAAGATCTCGCCCAAGGGGTTCGGCAAGGACCGGCGGCTGCCGATCACCAACCGGTGGCGCGAGGCCGGCTGA
- a CDS encoding MFS transporter: MPLALLALAVSAFGIGTTEFVMMGLLPNVADDLGTSVPTAGYLVSAYAIGVVLGAPLLTAVGSRIPRKRMLLLLMALFTVGNLASALAPGFGWLIAGRLLAGLPHGAFFGVGAVVASRLVPEGRRARAVATMFLGLTVANIVGVPAATLLGQHLGWRATFLVVAAIGVCAMAALARLIPQIPVEAHQNVRHELRALGNRQVLLGLLTAVFGFAGVFAVYSYLSAMTTEAMGFGESSVTLVLALFGIGMTLGALAAGPLTDRALRPTLYGSLGALAVVLVVFPFAAQVKWAALVMVVLLGGVGFMTTTPLQMLVMNKAKDAPTLASASNHSAFNLANAGGAWLGGVAIAAGWGWTSPALVGAALAVAGLAVAVTAGVLDRDGGRSKVVARQNPARPAFDDSTSAATGHH; this comes from the coding sequence ATGCCCCTGGCCCTGCTCGCGCTGGCCGTGAGCGCCTTCGGCATCGGCACCACCGAGTTCGTGATGATGGGCCTGCTGCCCAACGTCGCGGACGATCTGGGCACCTCCGTCCCCACGGCCGGCTACCTGGTGTCGGCGTACGCGATCGGTGTGGTGCTGGGTGCCCCGCTGCTCACCGCCGTCGGCTCACGCATCCCGCGCAAGCGGATGCTCCTGCTGCTGATGGCCCTGTTCACCGTCGGCAACCTCGCCTCCGCGCTCGCCCCCGGCTTCGGCTGGCTGATCGCGGGCCGGCTGCTGGCGGGACTGCCGCACGGCGCGTTCTTCGGCGTCGGCGCCGTCGTCGCCTCCCGGCTGGTCCCCGAGGGGCGCCGGGCGCGCGCCGTCGCCACGATGTTCCTCGGCCTGACCGTCGCCAACATCGTCGGCGTACCCGCCGCGACCCTGCTCGGCCAGCACCTCGGCTGGCGGGCCACCTTCCTGGTGGTCGCGGCCATCGGCGTCTGCGCGATGGCGGCCCTCGCCCGGCTGATCCCGCAGATTCCGGTCGAGGCCCACCAGAACGTCCGCCACGAGCTGCGCGCCCTGGGCAACCGGCAGGTGCTGCTCGGCCTGCTCACCGCCGTCTTCGGCTTCGCCGGGGTCTTCGCCGTGTACTCCTACCTCTCGGCGATGACGACCGAGGCGATGGGCTTCGGCGAGTCCTCCGTGACGCTGGTGCTGGCGCTCTTCGGCATCGGCATGACCCTGGGCGCCCTCGCCGCGGGCCCGCTCACGGACCGGGCACTGCGCCCGACGCTGTACGGATCACTCGGCGCGCTCGCCGTGGTCCTGGTGGTCTTCCCGTTCGCCGCGCAGGTGAAGTGGGCCGCGCTCGTGATGGTGGTGCTGCTGGGCGGCGTCGGCTTCATGACGACCACACCGCTCCAGATGCTCGTCATGAACAAGGCCAAGGACGCCCCGACCCTGGCGTCGGCCTCCAACCACTCCGCGTTCAACCTGGCCAACGCGGGCGGCGCCTGGCTCGGCGGCGTGGCCATCGCGGCGGGCTGGGGCTGGACGTCCCCCGCCCTGGTCGGCGCGGCCCTCGCGGTGGCGGGCCTGGCGGTGGCGGTCACGGCGGGCGTCCTGGACCGCGACGGCGGCAGGTCAAAGGTGGTGGCACGCCAGAACCCGGCCCGTCCGGCGTTCGACGACAGCACGTCAGCCGCGACGGGCCACCACTGA
- a CDS encoding endonuclease/exonuclease/phosphatase family protein, whose amino-acid sequence MKDRGIWRRGIVLACCSVLLTLVMAFHARIPNTIGNLGSLSETFLPWIAVFIPLLLILGLVRRSATALIALLLPVVVWLNVFGGLLTDKSGSGGDLTVATHNVNADNPDPAATAEQVAGSGADVVALQELPAGKVAAYEKALSGTYRYHSVQGTVGLWSKYRLSDTRPVDLKMGWVRAMRTTVATPEGPLAVYVAHLPSVRVKLHAGFTANQRDQSADALGKAISHESLARVALLGDLNGTMNDRALNAVTSQMRSTQGAAGDGFGFSWPASFPMARIDQIMVKGVEPMSSWTLPATGSDHLPIAARVKL is encoded by the coding sequence ATGAAGGACCGGGGCATCTGGCGCCGCGGGATCGTCCTGGCCTGCTGCTCGGTGCTGCTGACCCTCGTGATGGCCTTCCACGCCCGCATCCCGAACACCATCGGCAACCTGGGCAGCCTCTCCGAGACGTTCCTGCCGTGGATCGCCGTGTTCATCCCGCTGCTGCTGATCCTGGGCCTGGTGCGCCGCTCGGCGACCGCCCTGATCGCACTGCTGCTGCCGGTCGTGGTCTGGCTCAACGTGTTCGGCGGGCTGCTCACCGACAAGTCGGGCAGCGGCGGCGATCTCACCGTCGCCACCCACAACGTCAACGCCGACAACCCCGACCCCGCCGCCACCGCCGAGCAGGTCGCGGGCTCCGGCGCGGACGTCGTCGCCCTCCAGGAACTTCCCGCGGGCAAGGTCGCGGCGTACGAGAAGGCGCTCTCCGGCACCTACCGCTACCACTCCGTGCAGGGGACCGTCGGCCTGTGGAGCAAGTACCGGCTCAGCGACACCCGGCCGGTGGACCTCAAGATGGGCTGGGTCCGCGCCATGCGCACCACCGTCGCCACGCCCGAGGGCCCGCTCGCCGTCTACGTGGCGCACCTGCCGTCCGTACGGGTCAAGCTCCACGCCGGCTTCACCGCCAACCAGCGCGACCAGAGCGCGGACGCGCTGGGCAAGGCCATCTCGCACGAGTCCCTCGCCCGGGTCGCCCTGCTCGGCGACCTCAACGGCACGATGAACGACCGCGCGCTCAACGCGGTCACCTCCCAGATGCGCTCCACCCAGGGCGCGGCCGGTGACGGCTTCGGGTTCAGCTGGCCCGCGTCGTTCCCGATGGCCCGGATCGACCAGATCATGGTCAAGGGCGTCGAGCCGATGTCGTCCTGGACGCTCCCGGCCACCGGCAGCGACCATCTCCCGATCGCCGCCCGCGTCAAGCTCTGA
- a CDS encoding TetR/AcrR family transcriptional regulator, which produces MQAQAPDRDERATGGRDGRSDGGPGPDPGRPGATGRRPAPAPAPAPVSAPAPASAPAPASAPARASAPAPASAPARAPASAPGEEPEPRRGRPRSAAAERAILDAVVELLEAGEPLAALSIERIARTAGVGKATIYRRWAGKEELFVDVLRAIEPPEPDVSGTGGLDDLRILLESIRTRGLAQRSSALLHNVFAQMKTHPKLWHEYQRTVIAPRRVAMAAAVRRAVDAGELRDDTDVELINDLFLGPMLVRTIHRLDAPLPEDLVDRVIALAIEGLAPRRAADHGKDRGKDRG; this is translated from the coding sequence GTGCAGGCTCAGGCACCGGACCGGGACGAGCGGGCCACGGGCGGGCGGGACGGGCGGTCGGACGGCGGCCCGGGTCCCGACCCGGGCCGCCCGGGTGCCACCGGACGGCGTCCCGCCCCGGCCCCCGCCCCGGCCCCGGTCTCAGCCCCGGCGCCCGCCTCCGCGCCCGCCCCCGCCTCGGCACCCGCCCGCGCCTCGGCACCCGCCCCCGCCTCCGCGCCCGCCCGCGCACCGGCTTCCGCCCCCGGCGAGGAGCCGGAGCCGCGCCGGGGCCGGCCGCGCAGCGCCGCCGCCGAGCGGGCCATCCTGGACGCCGTCGTGGAGCTGCTGGAGGCCGGCGAACCCCTCGCGGCCCTCTCCATCGAGCGCATCGCCCGCACCGCGGGCGTCGGCAAAGCCACCATCTACCGGCGCTGGGCCGGCAAGGAGGAGCTGTTCGTCGACGTCCTGCGCGCCATCGAGCCCCCGGAGCCGGACGTCTCCGGCACCGGCGGCCTGGACGACCTGCGCATCCTGCTGGAGTCCATCCGTACGCGCGGCCTCGCCCAGCGCTCCTCGGCCCTGCTGCACAACGTGTTCGCGCAGATGAAGACCCACCCCAAGCTCTGGCACGAGTACCAGCGCACCGTGATCGCCCCCCGCCGCGTCGCCATGGCCGCCGCCGTCCGGCGCGCCGTCGATGCCGGTGAGCTGCGGGACGACACGGACGTGGAGCTGATCAACGACCTGTTCCTCGGCCCCATGCTCGTACGCACCATCCACCGGCTCGACGCGCCGCTGCCCGAGGACCTCGTCGACCGCGTCATCGCCCTGGCGATCGAGGGCCTGGCACCGCGGCGGGCCGCGGACCACGGCAAGGACCGGGGCAAGGACCGGGGCTGA